From Penicillium psychrofluorescens genome assembly, chromosome: 6, one genomic window encodes:
- a CDS encoding uncharacterized protein (ID:PFLUO_009397-T1.cds;~source:funannotate): protein MKLNISYPANGSQKIIEVDDERKLRPFMEKRMGTEVVGDSLGDEFKGYLFKITGGNDKQGFPMKQGVLLPTRTRLLLADGHSCYRPRRTGERKRKSIRGGITGQDLAVLALAIVKQGEGELPGLTDTVVPKRLGPKRATKIRRFFGLDKKDDVRQFVIRRTVSKEGKKDYTKAPNIQRLVTPQRLQRKRHRIAIKRRRAEAAREAANDYAKLLANRVHEEKAKRDELRKRRASSMRK, encoded by the exons ATGAAGCTCAACATCTCCTACCCGGCCAATGGGTCGCAGAAAATTATCGAGGTCGACGATGAGCGCAAGCTCCGTCCCTTCATGGAGAAGCGCATGGGCACCGAA GTTGTCGGTGACTCGCTCGGCGATGAGTTCAAGGGCTACCTGTTCAAGATCACCGGCGGTAACGACAAGCAAG GTTTCCCCATGAAGCAGGGTG TCCTCCTCCCCACCCGTACCCGTCTGCTCCTCGCCGACGGCCACAGCTGCTACCGCCCCCGCCGCACCGGtgagcgcaagcgcaagTCCATCCGCGGTGGTATCACCGGTCAGGACCTTGCCGTCCTGGCTCTGGCCATCGTCAAgcagggcgagggcgagctcCCCGGCCTGACCGACACCGTCGTTCCCAAGCGCCTGGGCCCCAAGCGTGCCACCAAGATCCGCCGCTTCTTCGGTCTCGACAAGAAGGACGATGTCCGCCAGTTCGTCATCCGCCGCACTGTCTccaaggagggcaagaaggaCTACACCAAGGCCCCCAACATCCAGCGTCTGGTCACTCCCCAGCGCCTGCAGCGCAAGCGTCACAGGATCGCCATCAAGCGCCGCCGCGCTGAGGCTGCCCGCGAGGCTGC TAACGACTACGCCAAGCTCCTGGCCAACCGTGTCcacgaggagaaggccaagcgTGACGAGCTCCGCAAGCGGAGGGCGTCCTCGATGCGCAAGTAA